The Nothobranchius furzeri strain GRZ-AD chromosome 17, NfurGRZ-RIMD1, whole genome shotgun sequence nucleotide sequence CATTAATAGTCTTTTAAATAGTTTTCATACCTGCATAACCATAtactgtaatgcattactaagcaggacAGTTAAATGACCTTTGCACTAGGTTGTGTTAAAATGGGAACCCTTGTTGTAAATTGTCACCCAAAAGGCATTGGAAACAAAAAGGCCATCTCAATAAATTGTAATACAGAAATATTAGAAGCAAAATAAGTCCAAGAGCTGACTAAACAAAAACTTTGAAACAACCACCCTAGAATAAGCCAAATGTATTTAAGTATGTGGTTACATTTGTGTTTGCAGTGCTTTTTCTAAAACTAAAACTTCCTGGTTGATTATTTGTTGTAGTCAGCCTCTGAAAGGTTCGTGTGCAAATACCTCATGGCCCATTTGATGGAACCGATGATCGGAACTGAAACagctctaaggccctgtccacacgtagccggggatctgccaaaacgtagatatatttctacgttttggcctgtcatccacacgaaaacagagttttttcacacgacaaCTGATCTTTTTAGgaatagtccacacgtagccgggtttttaaaaaaaaacgaatatccgcccctccaaaaactggcatccacaccacctcgttttttaaaaaaaacagtcCGCACGTACCCAGatgaatacgttgttaaggacatgccagacctgtaggcggcagtacttcccccgttcttaacctcgtccttcgtctatggtcttccgcaaggagcagtaattccgcttgcaaaaactaacaagcaaaaagcgcttggacaactgataaagcgagtgcagctctgagggcatccatgttgtcggctagtgtaaacacaggtcgcacacgagatgtcagcatgtttttgtcgcggaaagtaacTTTgctgaccttaaaactccggttttgtctgtccacacgcagacacccaaaacggagaaaacgcagatcttcactttggccggagtttttaaaaaactccgttttggcagatccccggctacgtgtggacaggacctTAAAAACTCTGGccgaagtgaagatctgcgttttctccattttgggtgtctgcgtgtggacagacaaaaccggagttttaaggtctgcaacgtcactttccgcgacaaagaaCTCTACCAGGTAAAAAAGCCTGGTAACTTTGGTGTCTTTTAGATGattgaaatgctagctgttgccattcacttacattgttgttgctaagctaaagctaacagaatactgccagataggaaatgactgggctggttaattgctttttcccacttatctaaccATGGAGAATGTAGCAACACAATAAATTTCACTTGGGAGTGGAATTTCGCTTTgaagttagacaaatgaccaCGGTGGAGACACATAAATGTCATGCTGCAGACTAATTTTAATAAAAACTAATCATACCCCAAATAAGTGGGTTATCGGGGAACATGGACTGCAGGGACACAGAACTGTCTTCAGAATTTTGTTTTAACTGTTGTGGAAACttcaaaacatgatcatatttatTTGTACATAGCCCTGTGCTGATTAATTTCTAAATATGTAATATAATATTAGTTGTTTAATTAAATATAGTTTAACATCCAAATAAAGCATAAAGAAGTAGTTCTGCCTTAAAACTGCAACTTGTGGTATACACTGAGAAGAACCTGGACAATAGAACCTGCTTCGTGTTCAACAATAATGACATTTATTTGTGTTTGGGGCAAAAACTTCTACAAACATAAATATGAACTGTTTTCAGCCCTGTGTTGCTTGTTATACGCATGCGCAACGCGCCATTGACCTAGAAGGTTTGAGAAGTGAAGCAAGTGGCAGTAAATGCAAAATCTGTGATTTGACTCTGACTTGATTCTTTTTAGGGTTAAGAGGATCTTAAAGTCGAACTTGCGTCGAATGGAGAGCCCCGTGTTTTCGTAAACAGTCGGTGGAGTAATTGGGAAAAATCAGGGTGTACACAGGATTTAAGTCTCACTACTGGAACGGCAACTCGGGAGTTATCACCTGTTAGCCACCAGCAGCTAACTCCAGGTAGTGTAACAAAGCTCTTAACAGAGATGTTATCGCTTTGTGTGGTTAAACTGTTGAAGAGGCGGTTACCAGCAATGTTTAAATGAATGGCGATACTTTATCTAGCTGCTAGCTGTGAAGGAAGTCAGTAGGAGACGTCTATTGTTGGAAAACTGGCCTCTTCAGAGCTATGTTACCCGGGGATGCTATCAACAATCATACGCGCTAGCTGATGTTTTTGTAGCAGGTAAACTTTTAGTGAGATAGTTTCAATACAATTGTTCTTCCTGCcatacctttcaaaataaaattatattgTTGTAGCTTGAAGTATTTATAGGCAACGTTAAAATGACCAAAACGACTGGTATATTTTCTTAAACATATAGTTTGTTGTTTACCAGATGCACGCAATTTGACATCGTATTAAGTAGGCTGTCTACTGTTTGttgctttattttgaaatcaCAACATCTTCACTTCCGGGTAGGGGTTGCCACTTGCAGTAACTTTTTGCACCTCCCCCAAACAAACGGCAGCCAGACTGGCGCCGCTACCCAGCGAATCAGCTCTATACAGACGCATCTTGTTTACCGTGGAAGAGTACACTTAAAATGTCAAATAAGTTTTAATTTTGTTTACATAATCCTGCTTAGTCAGTCATTGTGTTGGTGAACCCGTATTTGTATTGTTACATGTATAAATAGTTACAATGCTGCAGTTTGTCTCGTCTTCTGTCATCCACACAACAGTAAGAAATATGTAATTATTCATAGATTAGGTTTCGCTGCATTGCCAATTGTTCATTTAgactatttttacatgttttagaCGCAATAAGGTCATTTGATCCCAACGGATCTCCTTTGTTGTGCTCATGAATAATTATGTTGTATTACTAAGTAGCTATTTCTACTATCCTCACCAAAACACCTTATAGatgattttttgtttgtttgttttactttaaaCTTTCCTGCTTTCAGATCTTCTCAAGCTTCATTTTGAAGACTGTTTCTTCTCCAGCTTCCTGAGGATGATGTGAAACTCAACATCTGGCAAATATTTTCCCAGAACTTGTCAAAGACTGAGTCAAAAACAAACATGTCCATTGCCAGCACACCTACCAGTAACGATGCCTGCCTGAGCATCGTCCACAGCCTGATGTGTCACAGGCAGGGAGGTGAGAGTGAGACGTTTGCCAAACGGGCCATCGAAAGTCTGGTGAAGAAACTGAAGGAGAAGAAAGATGAGCTTGATTCACTCATCACAGCTATCACCACCAATGGTGCCCACCCCAGCAAGTGTGTAACCATCCAGAGGACCCTGGATGGACGTCTGCAGGTGATGACTGCACCAATTATTTTGTGATTGTGTCTGCGTGTTCATCAGGGGTTACGGACATAATCGGTCTCCTTTGAGCTCAGCTGTGAGGATTAGTGAAAAAGACAATCAATTCTTCCTGTTTTCCCGAATCATTCCCAGGTGGCAGGTCGTAAAGGTTTTCCTCACGTCATCTATGCCCGACTGTGGCGGTGGCCTGATCTGCACAAGAATGAACTGAAGCATGTGAAATACTGTCAGTTTGCCTTTGATCTgaagtgtgacagtgtgtgtgttaatcccTATCACTATGAAAGAGTGGTGTCTCCTGGAATAGGTGAGTAACACAGAGATGTAGGTGTTCATTTGGGTTTTAGTGCAACCAAAATAGAATAATCGCGTCATTTCAGTGTTTCTTTTTATAATGCAGACAGTTTTTATAAAAAGAGGAAATTTCATGTTTTTTAGCATCAAACCAATTGAGCCTTGAGTCTTTGTCACGTTGGATGCTGTTGAAGCAATGACTGATGTGTTTTAATCCACAGATCTATCAGGACTGACTCTGACTGGTTCTGGACCCAACTCGgcacagattatcaaggatgAGTATGACTTTGACGGACCACAGAGTTTGCCCTCTGTCGATGGTGGCCACTCTCTCCAGACCATCCAGCACCCCCCGTCCAGTAGTTGTCCAGCCCCAGCAGAACCATTTCCAGCCCCAAGCATGCTGCCGCCTACTGAGGCCTCCACCTCCGCCTCAGCATCATCTTTCCCTCCTATAGCTGCAGCATCCAGCAGTAAGATTCATTCTGAATTAGATTATTTTCAAATGTGTCATTTCAAAGTAAACTGCGAAGTATATGAAGGTTTTCTTTATCTCTTTATTTCTGAACTTGTCAGGTGCCAGCTCTAACTGGTCCAGGAACAGTGGGTTCCCTCCAAACATACCCCACCACACCAATGGTCACCTTCAGCACCACCCTCCGATGCCACATCCAACACACTACTGTAAACTTTGATTACGACAGAAAAATCACCCTTTTTTCCTTTGCTAAGTATAATTTTACTGACATTACTTTGTTTCTTTTCTCTCAGGGCCAGTGCACAACGAGCTTCCTTTTCAGCCTCCTATATCAAATCACCCAGGTGAGAACTTACCTCGCCTGATTCGGGATCATAGAAAATGAAATACAGTTGTGGCTTTTCTAAAAACAACGTCTGCCGTCTGTTTCAGCTCCTGACTACTGGTGCTCTATTGCTTATTTCGAGATGGACGTTCAGGTGGGGGAGACTTTTAAAGTGCCGTCTTCTTGCCCCGTTGTAACGGTGGACGGTTATGTTGACCCATCAGGAGGAGACCGCTTCTGTTTGGGCCAGCTCAGTAACGTGCATCGCACCGAGGCTATTGAGAGAGCGAGGtaagacacccaactacctctaaAATAATGAGTTTATAAATCTGCTTCCTCaccacatttttttttttacgtgtttCATAGGCGGCGCATAACATTTACGAAGCGTAAAATGCAGCTAATTGCTGCCGTTTTAGTCAGCTGGTTGTTGTCCACCAAACTTTCGGCAGCGCTCTGCTAAATTTACAGTTCGGCTCTATTTTTTAATGCTCAATGCTTCCGGAACATTTGAAGCTCAGCAGTTAATTTCGTCCCAGACAGGAAATAAGGCAGGAGCAACGTAAAGCATTTgtcaaatttcaaaataaaagacaaatgtAGATTTCCTGTTGCTTAACTATTTAAAAAAGATGTCTTTACCTGTGACACCTCCATGGCCTAggtaaaaatatgttttaaaatgaACCAGTGTGAGAACGTGACGGAGCTGTGATCCGCGATAAAGTTGTACCTTTTGAGATGGAGCTAAATACAACGAGTGAAAGTGTCGCAGAGAGTTCTGGCTTCATGCATCTGGTAGAGAGCCTGCGTAAATCGCTCTGTAAACACCTTTTAGAATTAGGTCGATTACGCCTTTTGTCTTCCCGTCATCTCACAGTTAACTTCCACTGGAGCTTGTGACAGCTGTTTCAAGCGTGTGCAGCTGGATCGCGCTCCCGTTCTGCTGCTTTGGGTTTTACAGATGCTTAGAAGCAACAGCAGTTGTGATAAAACTGGAAGGCCAATAAAACAATAACTTCCGTTTTGTTTTAGGGAAATTTCATTCTAAGACATGAATATAATCATCCACAACCCTACTGAATAAtgcacagggtgtccgcgggtccttaaaaagtcttaaaaagttttaaatttgcttttccaaatttaaggccttaaaaatcctttaaaatggcaaataatccttaaatacagtttccaaaggtcttaaattaccgaaGACCCAATAAacgagattcttttatttctataaaatttttgtgaatttctagttagtgttcagcattttttgtgtatgatgttggcgtaagcggaaccgtacacattcagtgaaAGGGGgcaatttttagatgagcacattagctggttaagctagtgggagcttgcgccatggggaagtgcaagtttaatggtaactggatggctaatcccacgttcgcgacgtggttagcaccggttccaggcaatagaatcagaatcagaaaaaggtttattgccattgtcagtgaacaaacaattcacaaactaggaacttgcttcggtactaacatgctacatataacatgaataatataattaaaaatagaataaagtagaataaaatataataaactagcataaaactttgctataaaaaaaggcaggtaatggtaatatggccggtaacgtgacgttatgtcaagtaccgaagacgagcatggttgtgtgtttataagctgttcacaagtctaacggcagatggaaagaagctgttcttatggcgggaggttctggtccggatggaccgtaacctcctgcctgagggaatcggctcaaaaagtctgtgactcgggtgagaagggtcagctgctatccgacctgcacgcccccgagttctggagacgtacaggtcctggagagatggaaggctgcagccaatcaccttctcagcggagcgcacaatgcgctgcagtctatttttgtccctcactgtggctccagcgtaccacacagcgatggaggaagtgaggatggaaattatagcttaaatttaataaaaaaaaatagcttaaatttggtcaaagtggccttaaaaaaggtcttaaaaagtcttaaatttggcgcccttaaacctgcagataccctgaatgcAACAGATTAACAGAAGGTTACACCctctctgctccaacacttcaTCACAAGCATCCACACGCATCCTCCCTACCTTCTACTAGAAGGACCGGTGGAAAAGTGAAACGTTGTTTGGTTGCCTCATGTTTCTTTTGCTCTTTTTGTTCATTTCTCAGACTTCACATTGGTAAAGGGGTGCAGCTGGAGTGTAAAGGCGAAGGAGACGTGTGGGTGCGGTGCCTGAGTGACCACGCCGTGTTCGTTCAGAGCTACTACCTGGACAGAGAAGCGGGTCGAGCGCCGGGAGATGCTGTTCACAAAATCTACCCCAGCGCTTACATCAAGGTAAGGCCACGCTCTAGAACAGTTGGCTGTATAAATGAATTTCTAAAAACCTATTGGTCGTTCTGTGTCCCTGCAGGTGTTTGACCTCCGTCAGTGCCACAGACAGATGCAGCAGCAGGCTGCCACGGCTCAGGCTGCAGCCGCCGCACAAGCAGCTGCAGTGGCGGGGAACATACCTGGACCTGGATCGGTAGGAGGGATAGCTCCAGCTATCAGTAAGACTCAGAAACTACATTTTTACACTTTAAGGTTTTTTTCCCTTCGAAATGCATTCCCTGATTGTTCCCCTGCCCTCTactctgtaatccacccgcttcttaaaaaaaacgagtctcgacccctctctccattgcagcttcagacccatctctaaacttctgttcatctccaagatcttggaaaaggttgtggctaaacaactcacagctgctcttgatgaacataacatctatgatagcttccagtcaggtttttgtagagctcattctactgaaacagctcttcttagggtctctaatgaccttcttactcacagtgatgcaggggactgttcttttctggtcctgctggacctgactgcagtctttgacactgttgaccatcaactgctactggagaggctgagagactgggtaggcctatcaggaactgctctggagtggttctcctcttatccttctgagcgctccttttctgtggccgtctccaagtttaggtcctccaccacctttcttacccatggtgtcccacaaggttctgtgctggtgcctctgctcttcctcctccgcttcctcttcagcacatcctgagctccttcaaatgaatctcctaccatatttatgcagatgacatccaactttacatctcatttaagccccatgagatgtctaagctgcagctgttacacacctgcttagactctatcaaaacctggatggctgggagctttctacagctgaatgaagataagactgagatcctcatctgtgccccagacaagctggttcccaaagtcagagactctcttggtcagcttgcttctcacaccaaaccttccgtcaggaatcttggcgtgacctttgacccagctctcaccctggatcctcatgtcagttctcttgttcgctcttccttcttccatctcaggaacattgctaagctgagtcccattctgtcccactctgaacttgagacagttatccacaccttcatctcctcacgcttagactactgtaactctcttttcacgtgtctgagcagaacctccctgaaccgtctacaggtggttcagaatgcctgtgttcggcttctgaccaagtcctccaaacacccccacatcaccccgcttctcctccagcttcattggctgccagtcaacttcagggttcatttcaagatcctggttctggtctatagggccttacatggacaagcaccatcttacattggtgatcttctcagtccctacacccccagcaggtccctgaggtccagtgatcaaagcctactggttgtgcagcaccaggctaaagaccaaaggtgacagatcatttgctgctgtggcccccagactctggaactctctccccctgagcctgagatcagtggactcagtggtctcctttaaaaagcagctgaagactcacttgttcaagctggcttttgtatgaccttcttcaccactctctctttattctgttctccccacctattccaccttcctcaggatccactgatttccctctttcctattcactctctctttcttaacatttttttaatcacaattgtctatttttgctcattttaaacataaacaTTGGCAATAGGgttgtttaactcttcctcaccctgtaggtgattctcctaaTACCTTTACCTAGGTTATTCTGTTCCCTCCCAGACTGTGCAATATTACcagagttctgattgtaaatatgtttttatcccccccatcatatcatatgtTGCTACAGACCCTTATTCTATTACACAATAgtttaatcacttttgtgaattGCCTGCACTGAcagcttaattacttattcacaaggatgcagtcatgcatttatttgttgagatatgcgattgtttgttttgcactatcctacaggATACTACTGTAGATAattttttactgtatatattgtatatcatatttctatttcacctgttcctttgtctctcctactgctttgagcatgtacatgacacaagaatttccctcgggataaataaagttgttcttatcttatcttatcttatatttttaaacattttctaaattcttttttacattttttgtttttgtgaagcgcctcattatttttatcttgagaggcgctatagaaatgatattttcttcttcttcttctctaagGTCTGTCAGCAGCAGCTGGAATCGGCGTAGACGACCTCCGGAGGCTGTGCATTCTCAGGATGAGTTTTGTTAAAGGCTGGGGGCCTGACTACCCCCGCCAGAGCATTAAGGAAACCCCTTGCTGGATTGAAATCCACCTGCACAGAGCTCTGCAGTTACTGGATGAGGTTCTTCACACGATGCCTATAGCAGACCCTCAACCTCTGGACTAGGTCTTCCTCGTTGATGGAGAAGTGAATGAAGGTGAAGCTGTGGCAGATGAGAAACACCGTCAGGTTTTTGAGGCATATCGTGCATTTTGGCTTCAGCGTTTGCTTGTGACAGCAACATGAGCTGAAGCCATGCatgaaaaatgaagtttttattTTAATAGACGGCTTTGATTTTACAACACAAGAAGATGTGACTGTTAATTCAAATAAGAAGCATTGAACACACAGAGGACCAGATCCTGTGAAACTGGAACATGAACTCGGAGAACCGCGATGCTGCAGCACCGCCTTTGAAGACACCCAGAATTACCAGTTTGTCCAGCTAGCTGCCGAGAAACCAGCTCTCTGAACTTGTGGATCCGTACCAACACCGTGCCGATCACTGCCGCTCCGCCTCCGGATCGGAACATGCCAGACACTCACAAGCGTCTGCAAAAAGAAATCCACAAAACAAACCAACCACAACAGCAGCTGAGTCTCCTCTGCTGAACTGAAACAAGTCTGGACTTGTCCAGGCCAAACTACGAGTTAGGATTTTTAAAAGATACTTTTCAGGTCTGGGAATTCTTGGTTTTCCTGCAGTAGCAAAGAGCAGAACTCCTGGTTGCAGTGGCAAACAGTAACGTCCAACTTTACATGTCATCTCTGCACTAATGCGGTGTCTCACTTGTGTATTTGAAgtggtgtgtgtgcacatgtgtgtggttACTGATTTAACTCTGATCATCACCTTCCATCACAATAACTAATTTGGACATGTTGAGTATTTCCCAACACCTGATAAGTTTAGAGAATGTAAAACTGGACCCAGTTTGCCCCAGATTCTGTTTTCTATTTACTTAACTGACAAAAAGGAGAATGTTAGTCATCACACGTCAGTTCTAACGCATTTATTTTTGTAACTTTGATTAATTGATTTGTATATTTGTAGCACTTTACTTTTGTCTGAGTTCGAGTCGGCACCGCGTGGGTCTGAGGTTTGTCAGGAGGAGCTGATAGTTGTACTGTAACACTAAGGCGGTCACCAAGTATTCACAAACATTTTGGAATTTTTCTTGTTTGATCTGAGTTGTAGTTTTTTCATTTGTGGTTTTCACTTTTTCCTCATAATccatgtaaatgtttttaaaagcatGTATGTCAGTGTTAGCATGAATAATATGTTCAAAACTCCCTTTAATCCTTCCAGTTTTTTATAAAAAGATCAAATTTGTTATTCTGCATCAAACAGGGAAAACTATAGAAACCAGAGCCTGCTGTATGCAGTATTAGTGTGTTGCTGTTTAATGAGAAACGCAACAGTTAAAGCTCGTCTATTATTACAAACTGCCTGTCGGTGTTTATTAGAACCACAGCAGATTTCAGCAGCAAACTAAAATACCCGTCTTTCTCATCTCTGCGTGTGATTCCGTTTTCTTATTGATTTTAAAGACGTTTCTCCATAGTCTACACGCCTCGTGTACTTTTATTAccataatttagtttttttttttttccccaacaCTCGCTGTGTTCTGATAATCTCTAGatgaggattttatttttttctaacaaATAAAGTAAAACCCAAACAGTAATTTTCCCTTTTACTCGCCTCAGCTGTGATGAACTGTAATATGAGACCTGCTTTTTGGGATGTTTGTCACTTTTAAAGGTGTCTTCTCTTGTTCATTCATctgaatgacaggaaacatgtttaaaaagctgTTAATGAGAATAAATGAAAACAAGCTGCAGAAAGCAAAAGTATTATACTCTGCTGTGCTTTTAAGGTGGACTGGTGTTTTTTTATGACGTAGTTATAGAAGCCTGAAGATAGTTTGTGTTGACTACTATGACAGATTGCAGATATAAATTTTAGCTGTTTTTCTCATGTGTCTACAATTAAATATGGATATTAACCAAGTTGTCTGTTTCATTCCTAATGGAGTCTGCTTTTAAATAAGAAATTTGCTGTATTTTATGTGGATTATTTTCAGATTGGACTTTTCCTAAACGTTTCAGGTCTGAAAATAAACTTTTAAAGGTGGGCTCTACGAAGCTGCATGTTTAATTTTTGTGTTCAATGGAGTCAAAATCAGTGGGAGTCTACGGAGCACTGTTATTTTCGTATCTTGTTTGATACGTGCCATGGATTTAACATGATTAAATGATTGTCCGTGAAATAGAGAAACACATTTTGATGCTTATTTTACaggcagcaaaagttattttgctggtcggggtcgggggagaggtcctacctcaagtggaggaatttaagtatctcggggtcttgttcacgagtgagggtaggagggatcgggagatcgacaggcggattggttcggcgtctgcagtgatgcggacgctgagccgatctgtcgtggggaagagggagctgagccagaaagccaggctctcgatttaccggtcgatctacgtcccaatcctcacctatggtcatgagctttgggtaatgaccgaaagaacgagatcgcggatacaagcggccgaaatg carries:
- the LOC107394046 gene encoding mothers against decapentaplegic homolog 4 → MSIASTPTSNDACLSIVHSLMCHRQGGESETFAKRAIESLVKKLKEKKDELDSLITAITTNGAHPSKCVTIQRTLDGRLQVAGRKGFPHVIYARLWRWPDLHKNELKHVKYCQFAFDLKCDSVCVNPYHYERVVSPGIDLSGLTLTGSGPNSAQIIKDEYDFDGPQSLPSVDGGHSLQTIQHPPSSSCPAPAEPFPAPSMLPPTEASTSASASSFPPIAAASSSASSNWSRNSGFPPNIPHHTNGHLQHHPPMPHPTHYWPVHNELPFQPPISNHPAPDYWCSIAYFEMDVQVGETFKVPSSCPVVTVDGYVDPSGGDRFCLGQLSNVHRTEAIERARLHIGKGVQLECKGEGDVWVRCLSDHAVFVQSYYLDREAGRAPGDAVHKIYPSAYIKVFDLRQCHRQMQQQAATAQAAAAAQAAAVAGNIPGPGSVGGIAPAISLSAAAGIGVDDLRRLCILRMSFVKGWGPDYPRQSIKETPCWIEIHLHRALQLLDEVLHTMPIADPQPLD